From the genome of Nicotiana sylvestris chromosome 2, ASM39365v2, whole genome shotgun sequence, one region includes:
- the LOC104235945 gene encoding auxin-repressed 12.5 kDa protein-like translates to MVLIDKLWDDVMAGPQPDNGLGKLRKSLTVQTGGESGEGSSKYQRSLSMPASPPTPGTPATPTTPSPTASKENVWRSVFHPGSNIATKRIGAQVFDKPSHPNAPTVYDWLYNGNTRSKHHEKC, encoded by the exons ATGGTGTTGATTGATAAATTATGGGATGATGTTATGGCTGGACCTCAACCTGATAATGGCCTTGGCAAGCTCCGAAAAAGCCTCACTGTTCAAACTG GTGGGGAATCTGGAGAAGGATCTAGCAAATACCAGAGGTCTCTCTCGATGCCGGCCAGTCCGCCGACGCCAGGAACTCCGGCGACACCAACAACTCCGTCACCGACGGCAAGTAAAGAAAACGTATGGAGGAGTGTTTTTCACCCAGGAAGCAATATTGCCACCAAGAGAATTGGTGCTCAAGTCTTTGACAAGCCCTCTCACCCTAACGCTCCCACTGTTTATGACTG GCTCTACAATGGGAACACCAGATCTAAGCATCACGAGAAGTGCTGA